One Mycolicibacterium crocinum DNA window includes the following coding sequences:
- the nthB gene encoding nitrile hydratase subunit beta, producing the protein MKLQHYLGGLEGLPEPLTLEKRVFVEEWEKRIFGIHVAMMGLSNHLGAALPAYPIDEVPTAFKDEWTWADLRTGAEAMNPFDYFKFRYYEKWLGGITQFFIDKGYVTEEELAQRMTELAPDAEADVVPAIDDQVIAYLRLGDSPRRDVAHPKFAVGAEVRITNVPADAHSRLPGYLRGRVGTVERVFEGDYGYFTHTGDGIGDPMPIYIVEFDPAEIWGPRAEGGPLKLYAELFEAYLAPIEEES; encoded by the coding sequence ATGAAACTGCAGCACTATCTCGGTGGCCTCGAAGGTCTGCCCGAGCCGTTGACCCTGGAGAAGCGGGTCTTTGTCGAGGAGTGGGAAAAGCGCATCTTCGGCATCCATGTCGCGATGATGGGGTTGTCGAACCATCTCGGCGCGGCCCTGCCTGCCTATCCCATCGACGAGGTGCCCACCGCGTTCAAGGACGAGTGGACCTGGGCCGACCTGCGTACCGGCGCCGAGGCGATGAACCCCTTCGACTACTTCAAGTTTCGCTATTACGAGAAGTGGTTGGGTGGCATCACGCAGTTCTTCATCGACAAGGGCTACGTCACCGAAGAGGAACTCGCCCAACGGATGACTGAGCTTGCTCCGGATGCCGAGGCCGACGTCGTTCCCGCGATCGACGATCAGGTGATCGCCTACCTCCGACTCGGCGACAGCCCGCGCCGCGATGTGGCACACCCGAAATTCGCGGTCGGCGCGGAGGTTCGGATCACCAATGTGCCCGCCGATGCGCACAGCCGTCTGCCGGGATACCTGCGCGGCCGCGTGGGCACCGTGGAACGCGTCTTCGAGGGTGACTACGGCTACTTCACCCACACCGGCGACGGGATCGGTGATCCGATGCCGATCTACATCGTCGAATTCGACCCTGCTGAAATCTGGGGCCCGCGAGCCGAAGGCGGCCCACTGAAGCTGTACGCCGAACTATTCGAAGCCTATCTGGCACCCATCGAGGAGGAATCATGA
- a CDS encoding DUF1097 domain-containing protein: MDSRTALTLSIGVLGGVAVAFTAEVITVPIWVVFLAWASFFFVGGGVAGWIRSVSSNLVGVVIASASLYAAYLMGGSLLVTAIAVGVGSAVMVQASWVPLLATTPAVVVGFASTVSTVAGRGNDITVTTISHPGLVAAVACILGASFGLLSEYLATAMTKKPAVDTAPPHTEGSPA, translated from the coding sequence ATGGATTCTCGGACAGCCCTGACGCTGAGCATCGGCGTGCTCGGCGGCGTGGCAGTCGCATTCACTGCCGAAGTCATCACCGTGCCCATCTGGGTGGTCTTCCTGGCCTGGGCATCGTTCTTCTTTGTCGGCGGCGGTGTTGCCGGCTGGATTCGGTCCGTGTCGTCGAACCTCGTCGGCGTGGTGATCGCCTCGGCCAGCCTCTATGCCGCCTATCTGATGGGCGGCAGCCTGCTGGTGACCGCCATCGCGGTGGGTGTCGGCAGTGCGGTGATGGTGCAGGCGTCGTGGGTACCGCTGCTGGCCACTACGCCCGCCGTCGTCGTCGGATTCGCCTCCACGGTGTCGACGGTCGCCGGGCGTGGCAACGACATCACCGTCACGACCATCTCGCACCCCGGCCTGGTCGCTGCCGTGGCGTGCATCCTCGGAGCATCGTTCGGGCTGCTTTCCGAATATCTGGCGACCGCGATGACGAAGAAGCCGGCCGTCGACACCGCACCCCCGCACACGGAAGGAAGCCCAGCCTGA
- a CDS encoding GlxA family transcriptional regulator encodes MVVFALYDKVTLQDVAAPLEIFARANDFGAQYRVILASLTGDAVDTTSFVTLKVDMPLADVPERFDTLIVPGGVPPDFNFTPGEHDIPEEQTPDVVAAALEMVGELAPRARRVASVCTGAFVLAALGLLDGRRATTHWAHCQELARIYPHVEVDPDSLFVQDGPFVTGAGISAGVDLGLAMVESDYGADVARRVARWMVVFLQRPGGQAQFSVWTESALPVSRGLREILDAVVSDPGADHSLAAMAERAAVSERHLVRMFHDQVGLTPARFVEQARLEAAKVLLATGDHGQEAVARRAGFGSADTMRRTFRRALGVSPSSYRSRFRTTGIHR; translated from the coding sequence ATCGTCGTGTTCGCGTTGTACGACAAGGTAACGCTGCAAGACGTCGCGGCGCCGTTGGAGATCTTCGCGCGCGCCAACGATTTTGGCGCGCAATACCGGGTGATCTTGGCGTCGTTGACCGGCGATGCCGTCGATACGACGTCGTTCGTGACGCTCAAAGTCGACATGCCGCTGGCCGATGTGCCAGAGCGGTTCGACACGCTGATCGTTCCGGGCGGTGTGCCGCCCGATTTCAACTTCACGCCGGGCGAGCATGACATTCCCGAAGAGCAGACGCCTGACGTGGTGGCGGCGGCGTTGGAGATGGTGGGCGAACTGGCACCCCGGGCCCGCCGGGTCGCCTCGGTCTGCACCGGAGCATTCGTCCTGGCGGCGTTGGGATTGCTCGACGGCCGGCGCGCGACCACGCACTGGGCGCATTGCCAGGAGCTGGCCCGGATTTATCCGCACGTCGAAGTCGACCCGGATTCGTTGTTCGTCCAGGACGGCCCATTCGTCACCGGAGCGGGAATCAGCGCGGGTGTGGACCTCGGGCTGGCGATGGTGGAGAGCGACTACGGCGCCGACGTCGCCCGGCGGGTAGCGCGTTGGATGGTGGTGTTCCTTCAGCGCCCGGGCGGTCAGGCCCAGTTCAGCGTGTGGACTGAATCGGCGTTGCCGGTGTCACGCGGCCTACGCGAAATACTCGATGCGGTGGTCTCCGACCCAGGGGCCGATCACTCGCTGGCTGCGATGGCCGAACGTGCTGCCGTGAGCGAGCGCCACCTGGTTCGCATGTTCCATGATCAAGTCGGGCTTACGCCGGCGCGGTTCGTCGAGCAGGCCAGGCTGGAGGCGGCGAAGGTATTGCTGGCGACCGGAGACCACGGACAGGAGGCGGTCGCCCGGCGCGCCGGATTCGGGTCGGCCGACACGATGCGGCGCACTTTCCGCCGTGCGCTGGGGGTTTCCCCGAGCTCCTACCGAAGTCGATTTCGCACGACCGGGATTCATCGATAG
- the gjpA gene encoding outer membrane porin GjpA: MALVGATAIAISPVSVTPPDIMVSPAIELAASTDWADIFTRAGQNAQALFDTWQQAPAPILQQIIANQISYLQELPDFAGIATQIQHNIQAALAAPVAPNLSTLDPTHGTFYNLLPAVLQLPGVPDLLHLVISPTGEQLLAFSTSALSGLILGMAGPVLGPLIALSSGLDAVRTDLTAATPDVAGALSTLGSIPAAMTDAFLNGGQHVDLTALAKTFGPAIGVSFPDGVEVGIALGGLLSPGGSIFNALDFAYDNNLLGVLHIHVPLATGTGVGPIGAFMDFTRTIAKAIGWTPPASAATAQSVTTQAVTTKSTLAAANEVPRSVVNSETRMLTAPVTPKATTSRDVKASKGSAGSARTNTTAKRTPAAAGSGKGQSARTKAPAKAAAG, encoded by the coding sequence GTGGCATTAGTCGGAGCCACCGCCATCGCCATCAGCCCGGTATCCGTGACGCCGCCGGACATCATGGTTTCGCCCGCAATCGAGCTGGCGGCAAGCACCGATTGGGCCGACATCTTCACCAGGGCGGGTCAGAACGCGCAGGCGCTGTTCGACACCTGGCAGCAGGCGCCGGCCCCGATCTTGCAGCAGATCATCGCCAACCAGATCTCCTACCTCCAAGAGTTGCCTGACTTCGCCGGCATCGCCACCCAGATTCAGCACAACATCCAAGCCGCGCTGGCCGCACCGGTGGCGCCGAATCTGAGCACCCTGGACCCCACCCATGGGACCTTCTACAACCTGCTTCCCGCTGTTCTGCAGCTGCCCGGCGTGCCGGATCTTCTGCATCTCGTCATCTCTCCCACAGGAGAGCAGCTACTGGCGTTTTCGACGTCCGCGCTCAGCGGCCTGATCCTGGGCATGGCCGGTCCTGTCTTGGGCCCGCTGATCGCTTTGTCGTCCGGTCTGGACGCGGTGCGCACCGACCTCACCGCCGCAACGCCCGATGTTGCGGGTGCACTGAGCACCTTGGGCAGTATCCCGGCCGCCATGACCGACGCGTTTCTCAACGGGGGGCAGCACGTCGACCTGACGGCGCTGGCCAAGACGTTCGGCCCGGCGATCGGCGTGAGTTTCCCCGACGGTGTCGAGGTCGGCATCGCACTTGGCGGTCTGCTGAGTCCGGGCGGCTCGATCTTCAACGCCCTCGACTTCGCCTACGACAACAACCTTCTCGGCGTGCTGCACATCCACGTGCCGCTCGCGACGGGCACGGGGGTCGGGCCGATCGGCGCGTTCATGGACTTCACCAGGACGATCGCCAAGGCGATCGGGTGGACACCTCCGGCGAGTGCGGCTACCGCGCAGAGCGTCACCACGCAGGCTGTCACGACGAAGAGCACGCTGGCTGCGGCCAACGAGGTACCTCGTTCGGTGGTGAACTCTGAAACCCGCATGCTGACCGCACCTGTCACCCCGAAGGCCACCACAAGCCGTGATGTGAAGGCAAGCAAAGGCAGCGCTGGCTCAGCGCGCACCAACACCACCGCCAAGCGCACGCCGGCGGCTGCCGGCTCCGGCAAGGGGCAAAGTGCGAGGACGAAGGCGCCGGCGAAGGCGGCCGCCGGCTAG
- a CDS encoding NAD-dependent epimerase/dehydratase family protein, producing MRGSKILITGASGQVAVPVAKALAADNEVWGIARFTDSTARDQLEKSGVRCEAVNMAAGDFTGLPSDFDYVLNLAVAKSGRWDKDMAANAESAGLLMAHCRSAKAFLHCSSGAVYDPPDDELRTERTVLGDNHKPLLPTYSITKIAGEVVVATMARALGVPTTIARLNVPYGDNGGWPLFHMDMMLGGMPIPVPPGGPAVYNPIHEDDIIAMIPKLLEVASVPAITVNWGGDQYVSLQEWCTFLGSLVGKEPVFEETEQTLRGNPLDVTKMHELIGTTTVDWRDGMRRMAAKFHPELVGA from the coding sequence ATGCGCGGATCCAAGATTTTGATCACCGGTGCGAGCGGCCAGGTCGCCGTCCCTGTCGCGAAAGCTCTGGCGGCCGACAACGAGGTATGGGGCATCGCCCGCTTCACCGACTCCACGGCACGGGACCAGCTCGAGAAGTCCGGTGTCCGGTGCGAGGCCGTCAACATGGCGGCTGGGGACTTCACCGGACTGCCGTCCGACTTCGACTACGTCCTCAACCTGGCGGTGGCCAAGAGCGGACGCTGGGACAAGGACATGGCGGCCAACGCGGAATCGGCGGGCCTGCTCATGGCTCATTGCCGAAGCGCTAAGGCGTTCCTGCACTGCTCATCCGGTGCGGTCTACGATCCGCCGGATGACGAACTGCGCACGGAGCGAACGGTTCTCGGCGACAACCACAAGCCCCTGTTGCCGACCTATTCGATCACCAAGATCGCCGGGGAGGTCGTCGTCGCGACCATGGCGCGCGCCCTTGGCGTCCCGACCACGATTGCGCGGCTCAACGTCCCCTACGGTGACAACGGTGGATGGCCGCTCTTCCACATGGACATGATGCTCGGCGGCATGCCCATCCCCGTCCCGCCCGGCGGGCCTGCCGTCTACAACCCCATTCACGAAGACGACATCATCGCGATGATCCCCAAACTGCTTGAGGTGGCGTCGGTTCCGGCGATCACCGTCAACTGGGGCGGTGACCAGTACGTCAGCCTGCAGGAATGGTGCACCTTTCTCGGCTCGCTCGTCGGCAAGGAACCGGTATTCGAGGAGACCGAGCAGACCCTGCGAGGAAACCCGTTGGATGTCACCAAGATGCATGAGCTGATCGGGACCACGACGGTGGACTGGCGCGACGGAATGCGAAGGATGGCAGCCAAGTTCCACCCGGAGCTGGTCGGCGCCTAG
- a CDS encoding nitrile hydratase accessory protein, with product MKLHDTCTTDQAAPQFDHEWQRRAFGLALALSEFRHYPWSEFQETLIATIGEWERMPEPERGQWEYYDHWVATLEKLVDRHELLTAPILTDANDHALAHDHDH from the coding sequence ATGAAGCTGCACGACACGTGCACCACCGATCAGGCTGCACCGCAATTCGACCACGAATGGCAGCGACGCGCGTTCGGATTGGCGCTCGCGCTCTCGGAGTTCCGGCATTATCCGTGGAGCGAGTTCCAGGAGACGCTCATCGCGACGATCGGGGAGTGGGAGCGTATGCCCGAACCGGAACGGGGGCAATGGGAGTACTACGACCACTGGGTCGCGACCCTCGAGAAGCTCGTCGATCGCCACGAGTTGCTCACCGCGCCGATACTCACCGACGCCAATGATCACGCACTTGCCCACGACCACGACCACTAG
- a CDS encoding CbtB domain-containing protein, whose product MNDANPTLGVPRVDMRAAAASLAAPLRLTVLTLLALILYYFVGYDQGAVSVFGSDTHIHEFLHDARHLLGFPCH is encoded by the coding sequence ATGAACGATGCCAACCCCACCCTCGGTGTGCCGCGCGTTGATATGCGGGCCGCCGCCGCAAGTCTCGCCGCCCCGCTTCGGTTGACTGTCCTGACGTTGCTTGCGCTGATCCTCTACTACTTCGTCGGCTACGACCAGGGCGCGGTGTCGGTGTTCGGTTCGGACACCCACATCCACGAGTTCCTGCACGACGCACGTCACCTGCTGGGGTTCCCGTGCCACTGA
- a CDS encoding YchJ family protein — protein MRPIDACPCGSGSTFGDCCLPLHRGETQATTAEQLMRSRYSAYFVGDLDYVWRTWHPKTRPDVLAPDRGLTWTGLEIVDTLDGQPGDESGEVEFRARYRDGHQAGMLHERSRFAVRARRWFYVDGDIFD, from the coding sequence GTGCGGCCGATCGATGCGTGCCCCTGTGGTTCCGGTTCAACGTTCGGCGACTGCTGCCTGCCACTGCACCGCGGCGAGACGCAAGCAACCACTGCCGAACAGCTGATGCGCTCCCGCTACAGCGCCTACTTCGTCGGCGACCTCGACTACGTGTGGCGGACGTGGCATCCGAAAACTCGGCCGGACGTGTTGGCCCCAGACCGCGGACTGACGTGGACCGGGCTGGAGATCGTCGACACGCTCGATGGTCAACCGGGTGACGAATCCGGCGAAGTCGAGTTCCGGGCGCGATACCGAGACGGCCACCAAGCTGGGATGTTGCACGAGCGTTCCCGCTTCGCCGTGCGCGCCCGCCGGTGGTTCTATGTCGACGGGGACATCTTCGACTGA
- the sodC gene encoding superoxide dismutase[Cu-Zn], producing MLNRATAAAALIAAPALVLAGCNSAQNGSQQTTTTTSSGSSAQTIKAELKSPDGKPVANATIDFSGGFATVTVETVSGGSLSPGSHGMHIHSVGKCEADSVAPSGGAPGNFLSAGGHLQVGGRTEHPASGDLTPLFVRSDGSGKVVATTDAFKLDDLKGPEGSALIIHADADNFANIPQRYTAGGVPGPDAETLATGDAGARVACAVLAPASASTTTSVTTSTSTVTETTATVVPAETSPTTTSSASPTTTTTVSPTTTVTTSTTVSTTTSPVTPRPGG from the coding sequence ATGTTGAATCGCGCAACCGCGGCCGCGGCGCTCATTGCGGCACCCGCACTCGTCCTGGCAGGCTGCAACTCCGCGCAGAACGGCAGCCAACAAACCACGACGACCACGTCATCGGGTTCGAGTGCCCAAACCATCAAGGCCGAGCTGAAGTCACCCGATGGCAAGCCGGTCGCCAACGCGACCATCGACTTCTCGGGTGGGTTTGCGACCGTGACGGTCGAGACCGTCTCCGGCGGCAGCCTCTCCCCGGGCAGCCACGGCATGCACATTCACTCCGTGGGCAAATGCGAGGCCGATTCCGTCGCGCCGTCGGGCGGTGCGCCGGGCAACTTCCTGTCCGCCGGCGGTCATCTGCAGGTCGGCGGACGGACGGAACACCCGGCCAGCGGCGACCTGACACCTCTGTTCGTGCGCTCGGACGGCTCCGGCAAGGTCGTTGCCACCACCGACGCGTTCAAGCTCGACGACCTGAAGGGTCCTGAGGGCAGCGCGCTGATCATCCATGCCGACGCGGACAACTTCGCCAACATCCCGCAGCGGTACACCGCCGGCGGCGTCCCGGGTCCAGACGCGGAGACCCTGGCCACCGGTGACGCCGGCGCGCGGGTGGCTTGTGCAGTACTCGCGCCTGCGAGCGCCAGCACGACAACATCCGTGACCACGAGTACCTCGACGGTCACCGAGACGACAGCCACTGTGGTTCCCGCCGAGACCAGCCCGACCACGACGTCATCTGCTTCGCCGACGACCACCACGACGGTGAGTCCGACGACGACGGTGACGACCTCGACCACGGTTTCGACGACGACCTCGCCGGTCACTCCCCGCCCAGGGGGCTGA
- a CDS encoding L,D-transpeptidase: protein MVGWVGRTRVAALKAAGLASIVGVMFAANVVPALADPDPAAPGQDPAPFVGAAPFGPPRIAPANGSTVGVAQPIIIDFPGLVEDAGATENAIHVSSIPPVPGKFYWMTPTQLRWRPLSFWPAHTTVTVDAGGTISSFRTGDTLLATADDATHQLTVTRNGVVEKVIPMSMGMAAGGHQTANGTYYVQEKMPSVVMDSSTYGVPVNSTYGYKTTVELAVRFDDSGNFVHSAPWSVDDQGKRDVSHGCINISPANARWFYDNFGAGDPIIVKNSTGTYTRVDGSSDWQR from the coding sequence ATGGTGGGCTGGGTTGGGAGAACTCGCGTCGCCGCGCTCAAGGCAGCCGGGTTGGCGTCGATAGTCGGTGTGATGTTCGCGGCGAATGTGGTTCCTGCACTGGCGGATCCGGATCCAGCTGCCCCGGGTCAGGACCCGGCGCCGTTCGTCGGTGCCGCGCCGTTCGGGCCACCCAGAATCGCACCCGCGAACGGCTCGACGGTCGGCGTGGCCCAGCCGATCATCATCGACTTCCCCGGACTGGTCGAGGACGCCGGCGCCACCGAAAACGCCATCCACGTCTCGTCAATCCCGCCGGTTCCCGGCAAGTTCTACTGGATGACCCCGACGCAGCTGCGCTGGCGTCCGCTGAGCTTCTGGCCCGCGCACACCACGGTGACCGTGGACGCCGGCGGCACGATCTCCAGTTTCCGTACCGGGGACACCCTGCTGGCGACCGCCGACGACGCCACCCATCAACTGACGGTCACCCGCAACGGAGTCGTGGAGAAGGTCATCCCCATGTCGATGGGCATGGCCGCCGGAGGCCACCAGACCGCGAACGGCACCTACTACGTCCAAGAGAAGATGCCCTCGGTCGTGATGGACTCCTCGACCTACGGGGTCCCGGTCAACTCCACATACGGATACAAGACGACCGTCGAACTGGCCGTCCGATTCGACGACAGCGGAAACTTCGTGCACAGCGCGCCGTGGTCGGTGGACGATCAGGGTAAGCGCGATGTCAGCCACGGGTGCATCAACATCAGCCCGGCCAACGCGCGATGGTTCTACGACAACTTCGGCGCCGGCGACCCGATCATCGTGAAGAACTCCACCGGCACCTACACCAGGGTTGACGGCTCCAGCGACTGGCAGCGTTGA
- a CDS encoding DUF4232 domain-containing protein, producing the protein MTSARTALLLLTAVLLAGCSTERTPPAASRTTAPATTTVTTATPPPSAPATVTVTASPSSPPPSAPTASGQCVGNDLTVTAGPLESADTQRRVTVSFTNASARPCTLVGYPGADLVTPAGGVLINVPRRPANAAHRLTLNPGDTATADVSASAIDATTGKACPRWGALVVTAPNDTVPHAMSVDVPICDATVSSVD; encoded by the coding sequence ATGACATCCGCACGAACCGCACTACTTCTGCTGACGGCTGTTCTGCTCGCCGGTTGTTCGACCGAGCGGACCCCTCCGGCGGCGTCGAGAACAACAGCGCCGGCGACCACGACGGTGACGACGGCAACGCCGCCACCGTCTGCGCCGGCCACCGTGACGGTGACCGCCAGCCCCAGCTCGCCGCCGCCGTCGGCCCCGACGGCCTCAGGTCAGTGCGTCGGCAATGACCTCACCGTCACCGCTGGACCCCTGGAGTCCGCCGATACCCAACGTCGGGTCACCGTGTCCTTCACGAACGCATCCGCACGACCCTGCACGCTCGTCGGCTATCCCGGAGCCGACCTCGTCACACCCGCCGGTGGCGTGCTGATCAACGTGCCGCGTCGTCCTGCCAATGCGGCACATCGCCTCACCCTCAACCCTGGTGATACCGCTACCGCCGACGTCTCGGCTTCCGCGATCGACGCCACGACCGGCAAGGCGTGTCCGCGGTGGGGCGCCTTGGTCGTTACCGCGCCGAATGACACTGTGCCGCACGCGATGAGCGTCGACGTGCCGATCTGCGACGCGACCGTCAGCTCGGTCGATTGA
- a CDS encoding glycoside hydrolase family 16 protein, with protein MDRRSMMLMSGLGLLAAAIPLPSAQAEAPYLFQDDFDGPAGSAPNPANWSIQNWQDDVWPPVESQYRDDRRNVFLDGNSNLVLLATHEDDQFFSGKVRGNWRVPMGHTWEARAKLDCLTSGAWPAYWAVNEDPLPDGEVDIFEFYGNRSWAPGTTVHAASNGKTWESKSIAGLVDGAWHTWRMRWDADGFKFWRDYVDGAKPYFTVPPKPIPVHGNPTDLRWPFNNPGYWMAPMFTLAVGGPGGGDPSLGTWPAAMLIDWIRIW; from the coding sequence ATGGACCGTCGAAGCATGATGTTGATGTCGGGACTAGGCCTGCTGGCCGCCGCAATCCCGCTCCCGAGCGCCCAGGCGGAAGCGCCCTACCTGTTCCAGGACGACTTCGACGGACCGGCGGGGTCGGCGCCGAATCCCGCGAATTGGTCGATCCAGAACTGGCAGGACGACGTGTGGCCGCCGGTCGAGAGCCAGTACCGCGACGACCGGCGCAACGTTTTCCTTGACGGAAACTCCAACCTGGTACTGCTGGCCACGCATGAAGACGACCAATTCTTCAGCGGTAAGGTGCGCGGTAATTGGCGGGTGCCGATGGGACATACCTGGGAGGCGCGGGCCAAGCTCGACTGCCTGACCTCGGGAGCGTGGCCGGCCTACTGGGCGGTCAACGAAGACCCGCTGCCCGACGGCGAGGTCGACATCTTCGAGTTCTACGGCAACCGCAGTTGGGCCCCGGGCACCACGGTCCACGCCGCATCGAACGGCAAGACGTGGGAAAGCAAGTCGATCGCCGGGTTGGTCGACGGCGCCTGGCACACCTGGCGGATGCGCTGGGACGCCGACGGGTTCAAGTTCTGGCGTGACTACGTCGACGGCGCGAAGCCGTACTTCACGGTGCCGCCGAAGCCGATCCCGGTCCATGGCAACCCCACTGACCTGCGCTGGCCGTTCAACAACCCCGGCTATTGGATGGCGCCGATGTTCACATTGGCGGTCGGCGGGCCCGGCGGCGGTGATCCGTCGTTGGGCACCTGGCCGGCGGCGATGCTCATCGACTGGATCCGCATCTGGTAG
- a CDS encoding CbtA family protein, with protein MPLNAELPAAIRYLVPGVVGGIVCFAFSRVLIEPLIGAAVEYEAAREHAESRLAGDAHEHGHELFSRSVQENLGAAVGIIAFAVTMGVLFALAYRVIRTAIERRGGTVHPAGLALLVSAGMFTAIALVPSLKYPPNPPTVGVEETIGARSSGFLTITVISVLAACLAAAAGLAWSRRRGTWPATAMAVSGYLVAMLVACAWLPGFREVPGPISGPDGIVIDGFPAQVLADFRTYSLLNQALMWATIGATWGCLSALAARRGRSSTPVAVSLRH; from the coding sequence GTGCCACTGAACGCCGAATTGCCCGCTGCGATCCGGTATCTGGTGCCCGGGGTGGTAGGGGGCATCGTCTGCTTTGCCTTCAGCCGCGTGCTGATCGAGCCGTTGATCGGGGCGGCGGTGGAGTATGAAGCAGCCCGTGAACACGCCGAATCTCGGCTTGCCGGAGACGCTCATGAGCACGGTCATGAACTCTTCAGCCGCTCGGTGCAGGAGAACCTCGGTGCCGCAGTGGGAATCATCGCCTTCGCCGTCACCATGGGCGTACTGTTTGCCTTGGCCTACAGGGTGATTCGTACCGCGATCGAGCGGCGTGGTGGCACGGTTCATCCCGCCGGATTGGCGCTGCTGGTGTCGGCGGGGATGTTCACGGCGATCGCGCTGGTGCCGAGCCTGAAGTATCCGCCGAATCCGCCCACTGTCGGGGTGGAAGAGACCATCGGAGCGCGAAGTTCGGGGTTCCTGACCATCACCGTGATCTCCGTGCTGGCTGCATGCCTGGCGGCAGCGGCCGGGCTGGCGTGGTCGCGGCGGCGGGGGACGTGGCCGGCGACGGCGATGGCAGTCAGCGGCTACCTGGTCGCGATGCTGGTGGCATGTGCGTGGTTACCCGGCTTCCGCGAAGTTCCCGGACCGATCAGCGGGCCCGACGGGATCGTGATCGACGGATTCCCCGCGCAGGTGCTGGCTGATTTCCGGACCTATTCTCTGCTGAACCAGGCCCTGATGTGGGCGACGATCGGCGCCACCTGGGGGTGCCTGTCGGCGCTGGCCGCGCGTCGCGGCAGGAGCTCGACGCCGGTGGCGGTGTCGCTTCGGCACTAG
- the nthA gene encoding nitrile hydratase subunit alpha produces the protein MTGQFAYPPDREEASAKKAAALEALLIEKGVITPQTVDKVLAYFETEMTPLNGKKIVVKAWTDPEFAAKVVVDTPAAVAELNLPEGMAGAEGEHLQAVANTAGVHNLVICTLCSCFPWPVLGLPPYWYKDPTFRSRAAREPRKVLAEVGLELPADTEIKVWDSSGHSRWFVIPERPSGTEDFTDEMLMDLVTTESMIGVALAGQAS, from the coding sequence ATGACCGGTCAGTTCGCCTATCCGCCCGACCGGGAAGAGGCCAGTGCCAAGAAGGCGGCGGCGCTCGAGGCGTTGCTGATCGAGAAGGGCGTCATCACACCGCAGACCGTGGACAAGGTACTGGCCTATTTCGAGACCGAGATGACGCCGCTCAACGGCAAGAAAATCGTCGTAAAGGCCTGGACTGATCCAGAATTCGCCGCGAAGGTCGTCGTGGACACCCCCGCGGCGGTCGCCGAACTGAACCTGCCCGAAGGTATGGCCGGTGCCGAAGGTGAGCACCTGCAGGCGGTGGCCAACACCGCTGGAGTCCACAACCTGGTGATCTGCACGCTGTGCTCCTGCTTTCCGTGGCCGGTGCTGGGGCTGCCCCCGTACTGGTACAAGGACCCGACGTTCCGGTCCCGGGCCGCCCGCGAACCGCGCAAGGTGCTCGCCGAGGTAGGACTTGAGTTGCCGGCCGACACCGAGATCAAGGTGTGGGATTCCAGTGGTCACTCGCGGTGGTTCGTCATCCCCGAACGCCCCTCTGGGACCGAGGATTTCACCGATGAGATGCTGATGGACCTGGTCACCACCGAGTCGATGATCGGTGTGGCGTTGGCGGGGCAGGCGTCATGA